The Sminthopsis crassicaudata isolate SCR6 chromosome 5, ASM4859323v1, whole genome shotgun sequence genome contains the following window.
aaaataatCATCACGTGAGATCTCATCAGCTTTGGAAATCCATCTCATGACTATACTCTGCCTTTGACTGGAGGATGAAGCTATGAACTCCAAAACTTTAGTTcagagacctgagtttaaatattcCCTATTTTCTCACCTGACTTAAGAACTTCTCTGCATTTCCCCCCATTATTCTTCCATATAGGGtacctttcttctccctcccactttttagctttcttttgtgtattgtcttctaACTTAATTTTAACTTCTTATGGAACTgggattgtttctttcttttctaaaatatttgtgtttttgtgCTTATCACAGTACCTGCTATGTAATAGAcacttaaatatatatagattatTAAGCTGAGGGCTAGAAAATTCCTTGACAATTAGTttcttatacatatttgtttcttaataaatattctttgtattccatagaaataaaatgttaagtAAGGTGACTGAGTGCAAGTGAAATTTTTATAAAGCGGGATGGAGTAGGTAAGAAAAAAGCCTTAATCAGAGAGGATTTTTGTGTAGTACTGAAAAGGATCTGTGAAATTTGTATCTATGAGTAAGGTAGAattagtaagaaaataaaattaggtCATAAGATCCAGAGCAAATAGTTCAAAGGTATTCaggttttcttttcctaatttttcatctGAGTGTTGTCTCATatcttaaaaatcaataaaatcctTTTGAATGTGTTTCTAAAAGCCTGAATTACTTGTTTATTCCTCAGGGTATAAATAAAGGGGTTCATCACTGGTGCCACTGAGGTTGCAAGCACGGAAACCACTTTATTCAGAGCCACTCCTTCTTTTGCAGAAGGTTTGATGTAAATGAAGATGCAGGTTCCATAAGTCATGGAGACAACAATCATATGGGAGGAACAAGTGGAAAAGGCTTTTTTCCTTTGCTGGGCAGAGGGGAATCTTAGAATGGTCCTGACAATATAGGCATAAGATAGAACCACTAAAACTAAGGTGATAATGAGTGTCAACACAGCAGAGGCTAAAATCATTCTTTCTATGAATTCTGTGTCAGAGCATGTGATCTCTAGCATTGGTGAGGCATCACAGACAAAATGGTCAATGATATTAGAGTCACAGAATTCTAATTCAAGACCCACACCAAGTGGTGGAATGATGATCATCAATCCAGACAACCAACAACCCAGGAGGAGCTGATTACAGATTCTATTATTCATGATGGTTCCATAGTGCAGGGGTTTGCAGATAGCCACATAGCGGTCATAAGACATGGCTGCCAAGAGAAAAAATTCTGAGGCTCCAAggaaaataccaaaaaataattgggttACACATGCATTATAGGTCACAGTATAGTCCCCAGTTGACATGTTGTATAGAAATCTGGGAATACAGACAGTTGTGAATGACAGTTCTAAGAAGGAAAAGTTCCTTAGGAAAAAATACATAGGTGTTTTAAGATGGGGATCCACTAAAGTGAGGGTAATGATGGTCAAGTTCCCACTTACACTTAGCATGTAGGTCAGAAGCAGAAAGATAAAAAGCAGAACCTTCAGCTGTGGATCATCTGTCAATCCCCGAAGAATGAATAATGTTATGATTGtatgatttttcatttcttacttcTCCCCTTTGATGGACCTGTAtataaaacagagagaaagagagacagagagagaaacagagacacacatagagacatagagagatacacagagacacagagagatacagagagagacaaacagagacagtgagacagtgagacaaagacagacagtgGAGTTGAGAAGAGGCATCATAACATAGTCAGCATGGAAATTTAGATATAAATGCTcagatgtcatttttttctttcactggcTTAAAATAAATCATACCAACATTGTGTTATCCTCAAATGACTTGGAGCTCTGTATCAGCTACTGAACATAGCACTGTTGTAAAGACTTTTATCCTCAATctgtctttccttttaattttagtctcCTGCTTTTATCCCAATCTTTCCAAATTAACTTTAATTAGTGTTTCCTAAAAATTTTGTATTGATTTACTTTGTGTTCCCAAAATAGTAATTTCCAGATACACCTCTTTCACCGAATTCTTTTGTAACCTTGAAAATAAAGTAAAGCAAGTAATGAGAATACTGGTTCAAAGATTATGAATAATTTCATTACTTTTCTTAGaaaatttccaattgttttatGTATCTTTTTGACCAATATTTACTTCTATAAATCATAAATTAATGTTTTTCCCAAATATCTTGTAAATAGTGTAGTTTCATCTGTTTTTAACCTTTGCCAAGATCTGTTGTAGGAAATAAAACCTCAGAGTTTTaatgtattgttttaatttgaatttcttttattaattttttgtagCATTTTTAATGACTGTTGGTAATTTTCAATTCTTATCTTATTAATTGTTGGTTAAACAGAGGAAATGGTTCTTGGTCTAATACATTTTTATAGTACATATTCTTTGAGCTTAACTAATTAATTGGTGCCATGGGAAATTCTTTGCATTACATATCTCCTCAAGAAATCCAATTTCTGGAGGAGCATTCTGGGAAGGaggtggaaaaaggaagaaaattttaagttctttatattttcctcagaaacagaaaaatattgaACTTTAGAATATACAtaggtgaaaaaaagaaaacttggggTAGAACAACTGTCCTGACATGAGGAGAAGACAGGATTTAATGGGTGTGAAGTGCAAATGCCTCCAGGCTAGTTCCACAGAAATAGCAAGTGGGGAACCTTGGAGGTAGCTGTGTTAGGCTGTAGCCTCAATAGGAAACACAGGAACTTTCACATTTCAGACAGAGAGGGAAATGCATGGTCTGAGTCAGGAATTCCAAGGGAACTTTTGCTATTTAGAAATACCAGGCCCAGCTGTTGAGATATGGCCCTGGGAAAGAAGGAACTAGCATATCTTGTGAATGCAGAAGCACCAGGACAGGGCTGCAGATGGAAGCTACACTTGCAGTTAGTTGGAGCTTATATTTTGGGGTTCAAGGTCAGAGGAGAGAGCTGAAATGAAGCTAGAAGCACCATTTTGCCCACTTCAGGATTTTAGGAATAAGCAAGACCAGAGTTTATCTTCAGAGGACAGTGAAGTAAAAGAAGactcttctaccccaaagattAATGTAAAATGGCTTCCTGctcagagaaaatttatagaactcaaaaaagattttaaacatCAAGGGagggggacagagccaagatggcagagaacagACAAGGCTTTCTGTGACTTCCTCTGACCCTCTCTTAAACCAACAGTacattaagcctctaaactgattTTAGAATGACAGAATCTGCAagtatttggagtacaacacattcctagaaaaagataccttggaagaacttcagaacaggtctgtttcaaatgcaGAGGGGGACAGTCTGACAAGCCCAGACTGCAGCGCAGGGAATTGGGGGCAAGGAGCTGGTACAGGAAACTTTATTGTTGCTGAGTCCACCTGGGAATCTTCTCTGAGGCTCTCAGGCTACTCTGTCCTTCTTGCAAGCAGCAGGTGTTTGCAGATTTGCTGTAAAACACCTAAGAGTATATACAAAAGTCAAATTGTAACCTGGAAGAACTTGGCACCTGACCTTGATTATCCAGCACGAGAAATCAGTCAGAAACATTGGCTCCAGGGCTAACTAAAGCAGCAGATGCTCCTTTCCCTTAAGAGCAGATGTCatccattaaaaaatgaaaaaaaaaagcaaaaacaattctgaccatagacaagttttatggaaagagagaacagattTCAGACCCTGAGGTTCCTAACAGCAACTAACTCTAGGTGAAGTCCCAAAAGGAGATATGAGCTGGTTcctatttcacaaggctttcttggaagatttcaaaaagaatcttaaaaagagagttaaaagaaaaatggggaaaggcagTAAGATCTTTGAAGGAGGGTatgaaaaaggaagacaaaaacaaattatctgaagaaaactccttaaaaatgattttatgaaatgagaaaagcatataactacctacaaaataaatttgatgaaatgggaaaagcatataactccttataaaatagatttcatgAAATTGTAAAAAAGCATATACCtccatacaaaataaatatgaaaaagataccaattcattgaaaaacagaatttgtgaagtggaaaatatgcaatgaacaaaacaattcaattggccaaatacaaaaggagctaaaaaaggtaactgaagaaaataataaactaaaaattagaattgaacaaatggaagtgattgaCTCAATAAGagttcaagaatcagtcaaacaaaaccaaaagaatgaaaaaatagaagaaaatatgaaatacctcctagggaaaaaaaaaaacaattgacctggaaaatagatctaggagagacaatctaagaatttttGGACTTTTTGAAAGCCATGATGAGAAAGAGAATCTaaacattatcttacaggaaatcataaaagaaaactatcctgatatcctagaatcagaaggtaaaataggcattgaaagattTTACTTGTCACCCTttaaaagaaaccccaaaatgtaaactccaaggaatattgtgtgtaaatttcagaactattagatgaaggaaaaaatattcaaagcagcCAGAAATTTAATTACTGATGAGCCATAGTTAGGATGacacaggacctagcagctttcacCTTAAAATATGGAAgtgcttggaatctgatattccaaaaggcaaaggaatttggattatAGACAAGACTAAGccatccagctaaaatgagcattatcgttcaggaaggaaatgaacattcaaagaaacaggtgaatttcatccaCTTCTGATGAacagaccagaactgaacaaaaacagaACTCCaaacagaattcaagagaatcacaaaaaggtaaaaaggaaagaactcttgaaaactatatttatgttGGGGGTatacttttatatacttttaaagttttatatctctagatgcttacttgcataaaataaagaaagagaagatcaatgaattgagtttATAActaaaaagagctagagaaagaacaaattaaaatcgcTCAAATACCAAATTggatattctgaaaataaaaaagattaataaaattgaaaataagaaaaataatgacttaataaataaaataaagatttgtttttatgaaaaaaccagcaaagtagataaatctttagttaattttgataggaaaaagaaagaaggggagttaatggcacaatggatagagcagcagcactgaaatcaggaggatgtgagttgaaatctggtctcagacacttaacactttctagctgtgagaccctgggcaagtcacataaacccaattgcctcaacaaaagaaaaaaaaaagaaaaaggaaaaggaaacaagaaaatcaaatagcctcaaaaatgaaatgggagaactttccaccattgaataggaaattagagcaataattaaaattgttttgccCAATTATACATCAATAAATTtggtaatctaagtgaaatgatggaatatatacaaaatatagattttccaagttaacagaagaggaaatagattatttaaatagtcccattttagaaaaatgaatagaacaagctattaatcaaatccttaagaaaaaatctccaggggggcggagccaagatggcggagaagaaacacacgtctctgtgaatgtcctcactccctcccaaccaattagataaattaagtctcagaattagctcaggactgatagataccacaaggactggaagcacgacttaccagctgaagagaatctggagtttcaacagagaaggtcagttcccaggggaggaagaagagagaccagcacagacggtggggtagtggcacactgcgcccattgcgctgggaagggcatcagagaagccactgaggtaaaggaatctggcacaggctgttagctcttctctgctaattatttagcagttcagaagagaaagccaaaatattttaaaactcagattagattttccccggaccctggaggtgactcagcagatctcagcaccagggggtgtggcctcagctcccacctgagaatagttaagagattgacaagtgggtggatacggcccaaggcaacacaccctgcctagcttagctggagggagtggaactcagctccaggaagtcccagagaagcggaacctttgaactaggaacCGCGGTTTCTggtagacacttccagtttgagcacaggggcttctcacgtcacctgctgcagacatccactccccacccggacacataggctgggctttgtgctgtctttactattctacgccctcgaagcacagtagtgctaatcacctctgaggcacctccagggagggggtggggaactctctcccagagctctatcttagctcaggctcaggagccactgcatccatccggtctgggaggaagctggtaaagaagtaaataaataatttcctaccccagggacagaccccaaaagatttttttaaatatgagcaaaaaagctagaaaaaccatagattccttctatacagagaaagagcgggtatccaaccccgaggaagttaacagcagagagtcagcagataacaacccaaaggggaacgatccctgccccccatcacataactctctcctagaagaaactcttaaaaaattgagggagattgaagaaaaatggggaaaggaaagggaagctatgatagagaataacaacgtcctgaaattggagttggaaaaaataaagaattcacaggagatgcagggaaacaaaatttatgaattagaaaaggttaaaaaaaacacaggaaagtaggatttctgaattggaaaagataaaaaagtctcaagaaaatagaatttctgaattggaaaaagaaaataattctcaaaaaaaaattagggaaatggaaaaaaattcaatagagcaaaataattcatttaaaaacggaattgggcatttacaaaaagaactaaaaactgtgaaagaagaaaataactccttaaaagtcaggatggaacaaatagaaatgaatgattcacagagaacccaagaatcagtcaaacaaaacaaaaaaaatgagaagctggagaacaacgtcaaatacttactgggaaaatctatagacctggaaaatagatctaggagagataatctgcggattattggacttccagaaaactatgaccaaaaaaagagcctagattctattttacaggaaattatcaaagagaactgtccagagataatagaaacagaagggaaagtagatgtggaaagaattcatcgaactccttctgaaatagaccctaaaaaaagaacaccacggaatatagtggctaagctgcagaattaccacacaaaggagaaaatcctgcaagcagctagaaaaaaacaatttaaataccaaggtgccacaataagggtcacccaagatctggctgcctccacattaaaagatagaagggcctggaacctgatattccgtaaggcaaaagatcaaggactgcaaccaagaatgaactacccagctaagtttagcatctttttccatggaagaagatggtcattcaatgaaacagaggaattctatatgtttctaagaaaaaaaccagacttaaacaaaaaatttgatctacatccacaagactgaagagaaacagaaaaaggtacacagaacccttgagaactgtaactctgttgtgggtatataaaaaatactcaaggataatttgattttactgatataaaagaaaaaaaggggggtgtagtaaagggaaggaggtcggttcagaaaaaggggaaggagtgataaaaagagggaaactacatcccaggaagaggcatagaaaatacaccatatctgagggaacttagtgagggggagaatcattgtgtgaatcttactctcatcaggagaggctcaaagagtaaataattaacatatttgtttttcagagaattttctctcacctcattaaaaggggggagaggaaaagggaaaaggaaaaggagaataagtgaagggacttggagggaggggggagggatcctaaaaaaaaaaaaaaagagggagggttgcacgtcacaaggggggtctgtaaattaaatatcggggagggggatcagggaggtcaagggaaaaaagcataatctggggataatacgatggcaggaaatacagaattagtaattttaactgtaaatgtaaatgggatgaacgatcccatcaaacggagacggatagcagattggatcaaaaagcagaaccctacaatatgttgcctacaggaaacacacttaaagcagggagatacatacagaataaatgtaaaaggttggaacagagcctattatgcttcaggtaaagccaaaaaagcaggggtagctatccttatctcagatcaagcaaaagcagaagtagatctccttaaaaaagataaggaaggaaactatatcctgctgaaaggtagcataaataatgaagccatatcaatactaaacatatatgcaccaagtggtatagcatctaactttctaaaggaaacgttaagagaaatgcaagaagaaatagacagtaaaactataatagtgggagatctcaaccttgcactctcagatttagacaaatcaaaccacaaaacatacaagaaagaaatttaaaaagtaaatagaatattagaaaaactaggtatgatagacctttggagaaaactgaatggcaatagaaaggaatatactttcttctcagcagttcatggatcctatacaaaaactgaccatatattaggacataaagatctcaaaattaaatgtaggaaggcagaaataataaatgccttcttctcagatcacaatgcaataaaagctacattcagtaaaaagttaggggtaaatagaccaaaaagtaattggaaactgaataatctcatcttaaagaatgactgggtgaaagagcaaaattagtgaattagaacagacctggaaaacagacccaggagagacaatttgagaataattggacttcctgaaaaatgtgaagaaaaaaagagcctggacactattttccagaaaattatcaaagagaactgcccagacgttttggaaacagagggtaaaatagacatttaaaaaattcattgatcacctactgaaagggaccctaaaatcaagaTGCCAAGAattatagtggccaagttcaagaaccatcagatgaaggaaaaaatattggaagctgctagaaaaaagcaattcagatatggagggaccacaataaggataacccaggatttagcagcgtccacattaaaggaacaaagggcctggaatatgatattcttgaaaggctaaggaacttggtatgcagccaagaataacttatccagaaaaaatgagcatccttttccagggaagaagatggacatttaacgaaataaatgaattccatctattcttggtgaaaaaaaaaaacagatctacacaaaatgtttgatcttcaaatacagaactcaagagatttctaaaaaaggtaaaaagaaatcttgagaactatatttctgctataaagatatgtaaagaacacatgtataatttgtcctagaaactagaggtagaaaggaaattatatgattaaaaagtgtaaaatggtggtactacatctcatgaagaggcaaaggtaacctattatatctgagagaaagaaaggagggggatgaacatagtgtgtatcaatagacattcggtgaaacttcttccacttcattgaaaagtgggaagcaaagagtaagctaaggggaagggaatacagaaattgtgaagaaaaggggtaaaatagggggaggaaatttaaggtggaggagggatactaaaaagggagggctgtgaaaagcaagtggtactcacaagtttaatactggggaagggagtaagaggaaaggaaaggaaaaaagcataagcaggggttaacaggatggcaagcaatattgaattagtcattctaaccataatggggtaaactcccccataaagaggaagcagatagcagactggattaaaagccagaatcctaccatatattgtttataggaaacacacctgaaacagggtgatgtattcagaataaaagtaaaagggtggagcagaatctactatgcttcaggtgaagtaaaaaaagcaggggtagccatcctcctCTCAGatccagcaaaaacaaaaattgatcttattaaaagagataaggaagggcattatatcttgctaaagggtactatagataatgaagcaatataaatattaaacatatatgcaccaagtagtgcagcatctaaattcttaaaagagaaattaagagagctgcaagaagaaatagacagcaaaactatgatagtgggagatctcaaccttgcactctcagaattagataaatcaagccacaaaataaataagaaagaagtcaaagaggtaagtagaatactagaaaagtttgatatgatagatctttggcgaaagctaaatgttGACAGAAAGCAGTaccctttcttctcagcagttcatggaacctatacaaaaattgatgatatactaggacataaaaacctcaaaatcaaatgcagtaaggcagaaatagtaaatgaaatgatagcagaccacaatgcaatgaaaattatattcaataaaaagccaggggaaaatagaccaaaaaattattggaaactaaataatctcatactaaagaatgattgggtgaaacagcaaatcatagacataattaataacttcacccaagaaaatgacaataatgagacatcataccaaaatgtgtgggatacagccaaagcagtaataaggggaagttttctatctctacaggcctacttgcataaaatagagaaagagaaggtcaattaATTGGCTTACAAGTacaaatgctagaaaaagaacaaattaaaaacccccagacaaacacgaaacttgaaattctaaaaataaaagttgagattaataaaattgaaagtaaaaaaaaacaaactattgaattaattaattaaaactaagagttggttctatgaaaaaaacaataaaatagacaaacccttagtaaacctgattaaaaaaaggaaagaggaaaagcaaattgttagtcttataaatgaaaagggagaactcaccattaatgaagaggaaattagaacaatagttaggagctactttgcccaactttatgccaataaattcgataacttaaatgaaatggaagaataccttcaaaaatatagcttgctcagattaacagaggaaaaagtaaatattctaaatagtcccatttcggaaaaataaatagaataagctattaaccaactccctaaaaaaaaaaaaaacccagaccagatggatttacatgtgcattctaccaatcatttaaagaacaattaactccaatgctatataaactatttgaaaaaatagggattgaaggagtcctaccaaattccttttatgacacagacatggtactgatacctaaatcaggtaggctgaaaacagagaaagaaaattatagaccaatctccctaatgaatattgatgctaaaatcttaagtaaaatattagcaaaaagactacagaaaatcatccccaggataatgcactatgaccaagtgggatttatataccaggaatgcagggctggttcaatattaggaaaagtattagcataatcaactatatcaataaccaaattaacaaaaatcatatgatcatctcaataaatgcagaaaaaacatttgataaaatccaatatccattcctattaaaaaacatttgagagtataggaaaaaatggactattccttaaaataataaggagcatatatttaaaaccgtcagtaaacatcatatgtaatgtcgataaactggaacctttcccagtaagatcaggaatgaaacaaggttgcccactatcaccattactattcaatatagtactagaaatgctagcctcagcaataagagccgagaaagagattcaaggaattagagtaggtaatgaaaatcaaactatcactctttgcagatgacaagatggtatacttagagaaccacagagactctgctaaaaagctattagaaataattcagaatgttagcaaagttgcaggatacaaaataaatccatataaatcctcagcatttttatacattaccaacacaatccaacagctagagatacaaagagaaatttcattcaaaataactgttgatagtataaaaga
Protein-coding sequences here:
- the LOC141542778 gene encoding olfactory receptor 6C2-like: MKNHTIITLFILRGLTDDPQLKVLLFIFLLLTYMLSVSGNLTIITLTLVDPHLKTPMYFFLRNFSFLELSFTTVCIPRFLYNMSTGDYTVTYNACVTQLFFGIFLGASEFFLLAAMSYDRYVAICKPLHYGTIMNNRICNQLLLGCWLSGLMIIIPPLGVGLELEFCDSNIIDHFVCDASPMLEITCSDTEFIERMILASAVLTLIITLVLVVLSYAYIVRTILRFPSAQQRKKAFSTCSSHMIVVSMTYGTCIFIYIKPSAKEGVALNKVVSVLATSVAPVMNPFIYTLRNKQVIQAFRNTFKRILLIFKI